From Acidobacteriota bacterium, a single genomic window includes:
- a CDS encoding VOC family protein, producing the protein MRRTGPSWGSRGGSHAFLAFDTTDCRAEYQRMKPLGVKFLGEPQSGPWGTGVQLEDLYGNKLFLSQEA; encoded by the coding sequence ATGCGTCGGACAGGGCCCTCGTGGGGAAGCAGGGGGGGCAGCCACGCCTTCCTGGCCTTCGACACGACCGACTGCCGGGCCGAGTACCAGCGGATGAAGCCGCTCGGCGTGAAGTTCCTCGGCGAGCCGCAGTCGGGGCCGTGGGGAACGGGCGTGCAGCTCGAGGACCTCTACGGCAACAAGCTCTTCCTGAGCCAGGAGGCGTGA
- a CDS encoding BrnT family toxin, with translation MAGLRFVWDSDKNVADRRKHGVSFEEAQTAFHDENAVVYFDPDHSEDEERFILLGMSLQLHVLVVCHCYRQGDSVVRIISARKADKREEEGYWS, from the coding sequence ATGGCTGGGCTTCGGTTCGTCTGGGACTCCGACAAGAACGTGGCCGATCGGCGCAAGCACGGAGTCTCGTTCGAGGAAGCGCAGACGGCGTTCCACGACGAGAACGCGGTGGTCTATTTCGATCCAGACCATTCAGAGGATGAGGAGCGCTTCATCCTGCTGGGGATGAGTCTTCAGCTTCATGTCCTGGTCGTCTGTCATTGCTACCGGCAGGGCGATTCCGTGGTCCGGATCATCTCAGCCCGAAAGGCGGACAAACGTGAGGAAGAAGGCTACTGGAGTTGA
- a CDS encoding BrnA antitoxin family protein produces MRAHYDFSKMKGRRNPYVKLLKQAVTIRLDRETVEYFRALAAKTGLPYQSLINLYLRDCAMRRKELSLKWAIAGRRNSAQTKSRPSS; encoded by the coding sequence ATGAGAGCGCACTACGATTTCTCGAAGATGAAAGGGCGGCGGAACCCTTACGTCAAACTGCTCAAGCAGGCCGTGACGATCCGTCTGGACCGGGAGACGGTCGAGTACTTCCGGGCGCTCGCGGCCAAGACCGGGCTGCCGTATCAGAGCCTCATCAATCTCTACTTGCGTGACTGCGCGATGCGCCGGAAGGAACTGTCACTGAAGTGGGCGATCGCCGGCCGCCGAAACAGCGCCCAAACAAAGAGCCGGCCCTCGTCGTGA
- a CDS encoding flagellar hook protein FlgE, giving the protein MGFSSFYSGLSGLQAHGEKLDVIGNNLANVDTIGYKSARMTFQDIYAQTLGSSLQVGLGVQVANIEKSFTQGSLQTTGVATDFALQGNGFFVLRDPNAAAAYSRAGTFSFDKDGFLVNPSGQIVQGFTQKTPTGAINATGTPTDIQIPTGLTAPPNPTTAFTSVTNLNAFAKVDDPLTVGINEAQTFTTTVPVFDSLGGRHDVSVTFTPTDTNANGALDQWNYDVTVDGGQVNGGTAGTPFSLGAGTIVFDAQGQVTAPGGNVSINVPGWTNGGAGQAVTWNIFDPATGASNLTGYVGPSATAAVQQDGYPVGQLSFLSADSNGVISGAFTNGKTLQLAQLAVANFNSTAGLISIGRNNLAETLSSGPAAIGSANSGGRGSIVSGSLELSNVDITQELTDLIVAERGYQANSRVITTTDQIIQEALSLKR; this is encoded by the coding sequence ATGGGATTCAGCTCATTCTACTCCGGTCTCTCCGGGCTGCAGGCGCACGGCGAGAAGCTCGACGTCATCGGCAACAACCTCGCCAACGTCGACACGATCGGCTACAAGAGCGCCCGCATGACCTTCCAGGACATCTACGCGCAGACTCTGGGGAGCTCGCTCCAGGTGGGACTGGGCGTCCAGGTCGCGAACATCGAGAAGAGCTTCACGCAGGGAAGCCTCCAGACGACGGGCGTCGCCACCGACTTCGCGCTCCAGGGGAACGGCTTCTTCGTGCTCCGCGACCCGAACGCCGCGGCGGCCTACTCGCGCGCGGGCACCTTCTCCTTCGACAAGGACGGCTTCCTCGTGAATCCCTCGGGGCAGATCGTCCAGGGGTTCACGCAGAAGACCCCCACCGGCGCCATCAACGCGACCGGGACGCCGACCGACATCCAGATCCCGACCGGCCTCACCGCGCCGCCGAACCCGACGACCGCCTTCACGTCGGTCACGAACCTCAACGCCTTCGCGAAGGTCGACGATCCTCTGACGGTGGGCATCAACGAGGCGCAGACCTTCACGACCACCGTGCCCGTCTTCGACTCCCTGGGCGGCCGGCACGACGTGAGCGTCACCTTCACGCCGACCGACACGAACGCGAACGGCGCCCTCGATCAGTGGAACTACGACGTGACCGTGGACGGCGGCCAGGTGAACGGCGGCACCGCGGGAACCCCCTTCTCCCTCGGGGCCGGCACGATCGTCTTCGACGCGCAAGGTCAGGTCACCGCCCCCGGCGGCAACGTGAGCATCAACGTCCCGGGGTGGACGAACGGCGGCGCGGGGCAGGCGGTGACGTGGAACATCTTCGATCCCGCCACGGGCGCCTCGAACCTCACCGGCTACGTCGGCCCGTCGGCGACCGCGGCCGTTCAGCAGGACGGGTACCCGGTCGGCCAGCTCAGTTTCCTCTCCGCGGACTCGAACGGCGTGATCTCGGGCGCCTTCACCAACGGCAAGACGCTCCAGCTCGCCCAGCTCGCCGTCGCGAACTTCAACAGCACCGCGGGGCTCATCAGCATCGGCCGCAACAACCTGGCCGAGACCTTGAGCTCGGGGCCGGCGGCGATCGGCTCGGCGAACTCGGGGGGCCGCGGCTCGATCGTCTCGGGGTCGCTCGAGCTCAGCAACGTCGACATCACGCAGGAGCTGACCGATCTCATCGTCGCGGAGCGCGGCTACCAGGCGAACAGCCGCGTCATCACGACGACGGACCAGATCATCCAGGAGGCCTTGAGCCTCAAGAGGTAA
- a CDS encoding flagellar hook-length control protein FliK, which produces MLNKIQIIQGAHAAKTSPKGRGTLADILFGHVLASAMRTATGKTPIAAAPKAEAPAPPAVTAIAPSIGDAKQPAAPIIAVWTRTAAPLVTSSASQLPIHPVVPASPVAAPLPVAKTTTAATASAKPAHVVPQAVAPRVQVLKSPGAKAKAVVAEAALPAARVIPAAPQPQPLVVKASPHPGEPVVHAAVAAAVASKPTPRAAAVSLAPRASVVVAAPVTAPARTPDQAPAAPAPAHRAVAPAHPEPARVAEVAAHPLFRVVAPPVSPRIVARSHARAERLEPAPEISKPVVAPAPSGDRKPGSNPREPRPETTVRSETPVTSERKVVPHDAGEPLPAKVAPFHVEHDTNPSPKSDPHTAPLPTRVAAGNERVQSVTHDWPHATGRTLEMRVASTEGAHVDVRARLEAGSVRAEIHAADPTVQATLTQNLDGMRRHLDALGVAVASLEVRSDGTPARRDGRESREPDESGESRVAEVTSPGSRAPRRAHPARIDYVA; this is translated from the coding sequence ATGCTGAACAAGATCCAGATCATCCAGGGAGCGCACGCGGCGAAGACGTCTCCGAAGGGGCGCGGCACCCTCGCCGACATCCTCTTCGGGCACGTCCTCGCCTCCGCGATGCGCACCGCGACGGGGAAGACGCCGATCGCCGCGGCGCCCAAGGCCGAGGCCCCCGCGCCCCCGGCGGTGACGGCGATCGCCCCGAGCATCGGCGACGCGAAGCAACCCGCCGCCCCGATCATCGCCGTCTGGACGCGCACGGCCGCGCCTCTCGTCACTTCTTCCGCCTCGCAGCTTCCGATCCATCCGGTCGTGCCGGCCTCGCCCGTCGCCGCGCCGCTTCCCGTCGCGAAGACGACCACCGCCGCGACCGCGAGCGCGAAGCCCGCGCACGTCGTGCCGCAGGCCGTGGCGCCTCGAGTGCAGGTGCTGAAGAGCCCGGGAGCGAAGGCGAAGGCCGTCGTCGCCGAGGCGGCGCTTCCTGCCGCCAGAGTGATCCCCGCAGCGCCGCAGCCTCAGCCGCTCGTGGTGAAGGCGTCACCTCATCCGGGCGAGCCGGTCGTGCACGCCGCCGTCGCCGCCGCCGTCGCGTCGAAGCCAACTCCGCGCGCGGCCGCCGTATCGCTTGCACCTCGGGCGAGTGTCGTCGTCGCGGCGCCCGTCACGGCTCCGGCCCGGACTCCCGATCAGGCGCCCGCAGCTCCCGCACCGGCCCACCGCGCGGTGGCCCCCGCGCATCCGGAGCCCGCTCGTGTCGCCGAGGTCGCGGCGCATCCTCTCTTCCGCGTCGTTGCTCCGCCCGTGTCACCCCGGATCGTTGCTCGATCGCACGCGAGAGCGGAGCGCCTGGAGCCGGCTCCCGAGATCTCGAAGCCCGTCGTCGCACCGGCGCCATCGGGTGATCGGAAGCCCGGATCGAATCCGCGCGAGCCCCGACCCGAGACCACCGTACGCTCGGAGACTCCGGTGACTTCGGAGCGCAAGGTCGTCCCCCACGACGCCGGCGAGCCGCTCCCGGCGAAGGTCGCCCCCTTTCACGTCGAGCACGACACGAACCCCTCGCCGAAATCCGATCCGCACACGGCGCCGCTCCCGACCCGCGTGGCCGCGGGGAACGAGCGCGTGCAGAGCGTGACGCACGACTGGCCTCACGCCACGGGGCGCACGCTCGAGATGCGCGTCGCCTCCACGGAAGGGGCGCACGTGGACGTCCGGGCGAGGCTCGAGGCCGGCTCCGTCCGCGCGGAGATCCACGCGGCGGATCCGACCGTGCAGGCGACCCTCACGCAGAATCTCGACGGCATGCGCCGCCACCTCGACGCCCTGGGCGTCGCGGTCGCCTCCCTCGAGGTGCGATCCGACGGGACCCCCGCGCGCCGTGACGGCCGCGAGAGCCGCGAGCCGGACGAGTCAGGCGAGTCGCGCGTCGCCGAGGTGACCTCGCCCGGATCTCGCGCGCCGCGCCGCGCGCACCCCGCACGGATCGACTACGTCGCCTGA
- a CDS encoding FliI/YscN family ATPase — protein MTDLMAYGRLLDRAETRGRRGVVTGVTGLVVESKGPRLAIGEEVDILSPEGEVVGLAEIVGFRGNRIFTMPLTQTRGIAPGFDVVSRPLPAGIRVDASMVGQVLDGLGRPLRGAPRRAEGTPYPLHPRPSSALDRGAITDPLPTGVRTIDALLTCGKGQRVGIFAGSGVGKSTLLGMIARHTAADVNVIALVGERGREVGDFIDGPLGPEGMARSVVFVSTSDEPPMMRVRAALAAAAAAEYFRDQGKDVLFMMDSVTRVAMALREVALSAGEPPASKGYPPSVFAFMPGLFERAGRWRSGGSVTGFYTVLVEGDDLADPVADTARALLDGHIVLSRALTSRGHFPSIDVLESVSRLMPHVASPDHLAAALLVRRAMAVHRDSEDLINIGAYKEGVNRDLDVAVRAMGGVRAFLQQGARDRADFPSSVESLMSISRSCS, from the coding sequence GTGACCGACCTCATGGCCTACGGGAGGCTCCTCGATCGCGCCGAGACGCGAGGCCGGCGAGGGGTGGTCACGGGGGTGACCGGCCTCGTCGTGGAGTCGAAGGGGCCCCGCCTCGCGATCGGCGAGGAGGTCGACATCCTCTCCCCCGAGGGGGAGGTGGTCGGCCTCGCCGAGATCGTCGGCTTCCGAGGAAACAGGATCTTCACGATGCCCCTGACGCAGACGCGCGGGATCGCCCCCGGCTTCGACGTCGTCTCGCGCCCTCTTCCCGCCGGGATTCGCGTCGACGCGTCGATGGTGGGTCAGGTTCTCGACGGGCTGGGGCGCCCGCTCCGCGGCGCGCCCCGCCGCGCGGAGGGAACGCCGTACCCGCTCCACCCGCGCCCCTCGAGCGCCCTCGATCGCGGCGCGATCACCGATCCCCTCCCGACCGGCGTCCGGACGATCGACGCGCTCCTGACGTGCGGCAAGGGGCAGAGGGTCGGCATCTTCGCGGGGAGCGGCGTCGGCAAGAGCACCCTTCTCGGCATGATCGCCCGGCACACCGCCGCCGACGTCAACGTCATCGCGCTGGTCGGCGAGCGCGGGCGCGAGGTCGGCGACTTCATCGACGGCCCGCTCGGCCCGGAGGGGATGGCGCGCAGCGTCGTCTTCGTCTCCACCTCCGACGAGCCCCCCATGATGCGCGTCCGCGCGGCTCTCGCGGCGGCGGCCGCGGCGGAGTACTTCCGCGATCAGGGGAAGGACGTCCTCTTCATGATGGACTCGGTGACGCGCGTCGCCATGGCCCTTCGCGAGGTCGCGCTGTCGGCGGGGGAGCCTCCCGCCTCGAAGGGATACCCGCCGTCGGTCTTCGCCTTCATGCCGGGGCTCTTCGAGCGCGCCGGTCGCTGGCGCTCGGGAGGGTCGGTCACCGGCTTCTACACCGTCCTCGTCGAAGGGGACGACCTCGCAGACCCCGTCGCCGATACGGCCCGCGCGCTCCTCGACGGCCACATCGTCCTGTCGCGGGCGCTGACGTCGCGCGGCCACTTCCCCTCGATCGACGTCCTCGAGTCGGTCAGCCGACTCATGCCCCACGTCGCCTCCCCCGATCACCTGGCCGCGGCCCTCCTCGTGCGCCGCGCGATGGCCGTCCACCGCGACTCCGAGGATCTGATCAACATCGGCGCGTACAAGGAGGGGGTCAATCGCGATCTCGACGTCGCCGTCCGCGCGATGGGGGGCGTGCGCGCCTTCCTCCAGCAGGGAGCGCGCGATCGCGCCGACTTTCCGTCCAGCGTCGAATCGCTGATGTCGATCTCGAGGAGCTGCTCATGA
- the fliF gene encoding flagellar M-ring protein FliF has product MAQNPKKVFSQLLQTWERLNYLQRISIVALPLALAGSIAAVVGFVNREQYEVVYGNLESADAAQVISALKQKRVPYRLERDGTAISVPVESVAEVRMDLASQGLPRGGGAGFEVFDQNPFGMSDFMQDVNYQRAMERELERSIESIDSVAKARVHLVLPKDSIFANEKNDAKASVVIRMKAGRDLKGGEIASVTHVVASAVKGLKPENVSLVDTNGRMLSDGASDDGSPGAMTLKQLEIKDQVEKYLTAKLLNILEPLVGEGRVRARADAQLNMARVERTLEQYDPAGAVVRSEQKSKEKRGSAAPAGTAGAASNLPEGQQAAVAPGPTDETSSSTINYEINKTVQHLVEPVGTITRLSVAVVVDNVPGAPAAKAGGPPSPSVPRTPEEMAKFADLVKAAVGFDATRGDTVKVENVAFGTGPNPADELAREDSDKREFYLRAARYPAMLAAALLAYFLLLRPLMKSFGATLRALGASLAADGPSEGALATLAAVNAGGRELPAALRDEVREIAGRDPARAAKMISQWMAEEKS; this is encoded by the coding sequence ATGGCCCAGAATCCGAAGAAGGTGTTCTCCCAGCTCCTCCAGACATGGGAGAGGCTCAACTACCTCCAGCGCATCTCGATCGTCGCGCTCCCGCTCGCGCTGGCGGGCTCGATCGCGGCGGTGGTCGGCTTCGTGAACCGCGAGCAGTACGAGGTCGTCTACGGCAACCTCGAGTCCGCCGACGCCGCGCAGGTGATCTCCGCGCTCAAGCAGAAGCGCGTCCCCTACCGGCTCGAGCGCGACGGCACCGCGATCAGCGTCCCCGTCGAGAGCGTCGCCGAGGTGCGCATGGACCTCGCGTCCCAGGGGCTGCCGCGCGGGGGAGGGGCCGGCTTCGAGGTCTTCGATCAGAACCCCTTCGGCATGTCCGACTTCATGCAGGACGTCAACTACCAGCGCGCGATGGAGCGCGAGCTGGAGCGCTCGATCGAGTCGATCGACTCGGTCGCGAAGGCGCGCGTCCACCTCGTCCTCCCGAAGGACTCGATCTTCGCGAACGAGAAGAACGACGCGAAGGCGAGCGTCGTCATCCGGATGAAGGCCGGCCGCGATCTGAAGGGGGGCGAGATCGCGAGCGTCACGCACGTCGTCGCGAGCGCGGTGAAGGGGCTGAAGCCCGAGAACGTCAGCCTCGTCGACACCAACGGCCGCATGCTGTCGGACGGCGCCTCGGACGACGGCTCGCCGGGGGCGATGACGCTCAAGCAGCTCGAGATCAAGGACCAGGTCGAGAAGTACCTGACCGCGAAGCTCCTCAACATCCTCGAGCCCCTCGTCGGCGAGGGGCGCGTGCGCGCGCGAGCCGACGCGCAGCTCAACATGGCGCGGGTCGAGAGGACGCTCGAGCAGTACGACCCGGCCGGCGCGGTCGTGAGGAGCGAGCAGAAGTCGAAGGAGAAGCGGGGGAGCGCGGCCCCGGCGGGAACGGCCGGCGCGGCCTCGAACCTCCCGGAGGGACAGCAGGCCGCGGTCGCCCCGGGCCCGACCGACGAGACGTCGTCCTCGACGATCAACTACGAGATCAACAAGACCGTGCAGCACCTCGTTGAGCCGGTCGGCACGATCACGCGATTGTCGGTCGCGGTCGTCGTCGACAACGTGCCGGGGGCTCCGGCCGCGAAGGCGGGCGGCCCCCCCTCCCCGAGCGTGCCGCGCACCCCCGAGGAGATGGCGAAGTTCGCCGATCTCGTCAAGGCCGCGGTCGGCTTCGACGCGACGCGCGGGGACACGGTCAAGGTCGAGAACGTGGCGTTCGGCACGGGGCCGAATCCCGCGGACGAGCTGGCGCGCGAGGACTCGGACAAGCGCGAGTTCTACCTGCGCGCCGCGCGCTACCCGGCGATGCTCGCCGCGGCCCTCCTGGCCTACTTCCTCCTGCTGCGGCCGCTCATGAAGTCGTTCGGCGCCACGCTCCGCGCCCTCGGCGCGAGCCTCGCGGCCGACGGACCGTCCGAGGGAGCGCTCGCCACGCTGGCCGCGGTGAACGCCGGCGGTCGCGAGCTTCCCGCGGCCCTGCGCGACGAGGTGCGCGAGATCGCGGGGCGCGATCCCGCGCGCGCCGCGAAGATGATCAGCCAGTGGATGGCCGAGGAGAAGTCCTAG
- the fliE gene encoding flagellar hook-basal body complex protein FliE, producing MKIEGLDVPGLGGATPVAGAAAPAAAGRGFGDLLKEAVAEIEKVQSQSDQSVRRFAAGEDVDLHTVMLDVQKAELSFRLMLEVRNKLIEAYHEVTRMQV from the coding sequence ATGAAGATCGAAGGACTCGACGTCCCAGGGCTCGGAGGCGCCACGCCCGTCGCCGGCGCCGCCGCGCCGGCCGCGGCCGGTCGCGGGTTCGGCGATCTCCTCAAGGAGGCCGTCGCCGAGATCGAAAAGGTCCAGAGCCAGTCCGACCAGAGCGTCCGCCGGTTCGCCGCGGGCGAGGACGTGGATCTCCACACCGTCATGCTCGACGTGCAGAAGGCCGAGCTGTCGTTCCGGCTGATGCTCGAGGTGAGGAACAAGCTGATCGAGGCCTACCACGAAGTGACGCGCATGCAGGTCTGA
- the flgC gene encoding flagellar basal body rod protein FlgC, whose protein sequence is MGLMRAMDVSASALTAERTRLEVVSANLANSETTRTAEGGPYRPREVFFVAGPVGEAKPGDEAGRAIEGVREVRVEIPDRPPLLRYQPGHPDADARGYVSYPDINKVAETVNLMEASRSYEANVTVVRAVRAMLASALNILR, encoded by the coding sequence GTGGGATTGATGCGGGCGATGGACGTGAGCGCCTCGGCGCTGACGGCGGAGAGGACCCGGCTCGAGGTGGTCTCGGCGAACCTCGCGAACAGCGAGACGACGCGGACCGCGGAGGGAGGCCCCTACAGACCGCGCGAGGTCTTCTTCGTCGCGGGGCCGGTCGGCGAGGCGAAGCCCGGGGACGAGGCCGGGCGCGCGATCGAAGGGGTCCGCGAAGTGCGCGTCGAGATCCCGGATCGACCGCCGCTCCTGAGGTACCAGCCGGGGCACCCCGACGCCGACGCCCGCGGGTACGTCTCGTATCCGGACATCAACAAGGTCGCCGAGACGGTGAACCTCATGGAGGCCTCGCGCTCGTACGAGGCCAACGTGACCGTCGTCCGCGCGGTGCGCGCGATGCTCGCGTCGGCGCTGAACATCCTGAGGTGA
- the flgB gene encoding flagellar basal body rod protein FlgB, translated as MSDILGPGAPAALQKALDIAAYREQVIASNVANIDTPGYRAKEIDFKGELRRAAAGAADASIEPARAGSTLREAATGRLRGDGNTVDIDREMLNLGATAGFYTASVEMIKKYVAMMRAAITDGRS; from the coding sequence GTGAGCGACATCCTCGGGCCCGGGGCTCCGGCCGCGCTCCAGAAGGCGCTCGACATCGCGGCCTACCGCGAGCAGGTCATCGCGTCGAACGTCGCGAACATCGACACCCCCGGCTACCGCGCGAAGGAGATCGACTTCAAGGGAGAGCTGCGCCGCGCCGCCGCCGGGGCGGCGGACGCATCGATCGAGCCGGCGCGGGCGGGGTCCACGCTCCGCGAGGCGGCCACGGGCCGCCTGCGCGGCGACGGCAACACCGTCGACATCGACCGCGAGATGCTGAACCTCGGCGCCACCGCGGGCTTCTATACGGCGAGCGTCGAGATGATCAAGAAGTACGTCGCGATGATGCGCGCGGCGATCACGGACGGCCGGTCGTAG
- a CDS encoding sigma-54-dependent Fis family transcriptional regulator, with the protein MALTILVVDDDAAMREAVRRVLVRAGHSAATAASGDDALRALAASPADLVITDLRMPGLSGKDLVREVRRSSPRTQLLVMTAYGTVESAVECLRRGAYDYILKPFPPEVLESAVARAEAAISGPCSPGETEIIAAGPTLKRVLEFAAQAARSDATVLIEAESGTGKELLARYIHERSPRREGPFVALNCAAIPAELLESEIFGHEKGAFTGAARERAGQVTSAAGGTFLLDEVSEMSIPLQAKLLRLLQEREVRKVGSERSERVDVRFIASTNRRLADEVRAGRFREDLYYRLNVIPVRIPPLRERADEIPALARHFCARYARAWGFGGAITLSDAACALLAALPWYGNVRELENTIQRAVALGHDGTLGPDDLGLELARPAAVAPAEIPPGIPLEELERQAIGRTLDSVGGNRTRAARLLGISVRTLRNKLRSYREEAARAPSVPALAGSAHDRSELRS; encoded by the coding sequence ATGGCGCTGACGATTCTGGTCGTTGACGACGACGCGGCGATGCGCGAGGCGGTCCGCCGCGTCCTCGTGCGCGCGGGCCACAGCGCGGCCACGGCCGCGAGTGGCGACGACGCGCTCCGGGCCCTCGCGGCCTCCCCCGCCGATCTCGTGATCACCGATCTCCGCATGCCCGGCCTCTCCGGAAAGGACCTCGTCCGCGAGGTGAGGCGATCGTCGCCGCGCACGCAGCTCCTCGTCATGACCGCGTACGGCACGGTGGAGAGCGCCGTCGAGTGCCTGAGGCGCGGCGCCTACGACTACATCCTCAAGCCCTTCCCCCCCGAGGTGCTCGAGAGCGCGGTCGCCCGCGCCGAGGCCGCCATCTCGGGGCCCTGTTCCCCGGGGGAGACGGAGATCATCGCGGCGGGGCCGACGCTGAAGCGCGTCCTCGAGTTCGCGGCGCAGGCCGCCCGCAGCGACGCGACCGTCCTCATCGAGGCGGAGAGCGGAACCGGGAAGGAGCTCCTCGCGCGCTACATCCACGAGCGCAGCCCGAGGCGCGAGGGGCCGTTCGTCGCGCTGAACTGCGCCGCGATCCCGGCCGAGCTCCTCGAGTCCGAGATCTTCGGCCACGAGAAGGGGGCCTTCACCGGCGCGGCCCGCGAGAGGGCGGGGCAGGTGACGAGCGCCGCCGGCGGCACCTTCCTCCTCGACGAGGTCTCCGAGATGAGCATCCCCCTCCAGGCCAAGCTGCTCCGCCTCCTCCAGGAGCGCGAGGTGCGCAAGGTCGGCTCCGAGAGATCCGAGCGCGTCGACGTCCGCTTCATCGCGTCGACGAACCGGCGGCTCGCCGACGAGGTGCGCGCCGGCCGCTTCCGCGAGGATCTGTACTACAGGCTCAACGTCATCCCGGTCCGCATCCCCCCGCTGCGCGAGCGCGCGGACGAGATCCCCGCGCTCGCGCGCCACTTCTGCGCGCGGTATGCGCGCGCCTGGGGGTTCGGTGGTGCCATCACCCTCAGCGACGCCGCGTGCGCCCTCCTCGCCGCCCTGCCGTGGTACGGGAACGTGCGCGAGCTCGAGAACACGATCCAGCGGGCCGTCGCGCTCGGCCACGACGGAACGCTGGGCCCCGACGATCTCGGCCTCGAGCTGGCCCGGCCGGCCGCCGTCGCGCCCGCGGAGATCCCTCCCGGCATTCCCCTCGAGGAGCTCGAGCGCCAGGCGATCGGCCGCACGCTCGACAGCGTGGGCGGCAATCGCACGCGCGCCGCGAGGCTGCTCGGCATCAGCGTGCGCACGCTCCGGAACAAGTTGCGGTCCTACCGAGAGGAGGCGGCGCGCGCCCCCTCCGTCCCGGCGCTCGCGGGGTCGGCCCACGATCGCTCCGAGCTGCGATCGTGA
- a CDS encoding sigma-54-dependent Fis family transcriptional regulator: protein MPTSTAETLKAPTGLHGESAPIVEVKERLNRVASSDASVLLTGESGVGKEVAARTLHQGHPRRRTGPFVAVHCGAIPLNLIESELFGHVRGSFTGAEKDREGRFEQAHGGTLFLDEVSTMGPDMQVKLLRTLQERTVCRVGGASSVEVDVRVIAASNQDLREMVRRGAFREDLYYRLNVVQISIPALRERPDDIPALARHFVERACRRAGEPVKSIPTEMMRALDGHTWPGNVRELENAMEAAVVLAGAARELRTEDLPETIRLGDEGESARMVQLTSRGTSLRAIVSGLERDLVLQSLRLARGNKAEAARLLGLKRTTFVEKMRRLDLETLGDGAALAPAC, encoded by the coding sequence ATGCCGACGTCAACCGCCGAGACGTTGAAAGCCCCGACCGGACTTCATGGCGAGAGCGCCCCGATCGTCGAAGTGAAGGAGCGCTTGAATCGCGTCGCCTCCTCGGACGCGAGCGTCCTGCTGACCGGCGAGAGCGGGGTGGGGAAGGAAGTCGCCGCGCGCACGCTCCACCAGGGGCACCCCCGCCGGCGCACCGGCCCGTTCGTCGCCGTGCACTGCGGCGCCATCCCGCTGAACCTGATCGAGTCGGAGCTCTTCGGCCACGTGCGGGGCTCCTTCACCGGCGCGGAGAAGGACCGCGAGGGACGCTTCGAGCAGGCGCACGGCGGAACACTCTTCCTCGACGAGGTCAGCACGATGGGCCCCGACATGCAGGTGAAGCTGCTCCGGACCCTCCAGGAGCGCACCGTCTGCCGCGTCGGCGGCGCCTCGAGCGTCGAGGTGGACGTGCGCGTCATCGCGGCCTCGAACCAGGATCTGCGCGAGATGGTCCGGCGCGGCGCCTTCCGCGAAGATCTCTACTACCGGCTGAACGTCGTCCAGATCTCGATCCCCGCGCTGCGGGAGCGGCCCGACGACATCCCGGCCCTCGCGCGTCACTTCGTCGAGCGCGCCTGCCGGCGCGCCGGCGAGCCCGTGAAGTCGATCCCGACGGAGATGATGCGCGCGCTCGACGGGCACACGTGGCCGGGAAACGTCCGCGAGCTGGAGAACGCGATGGAGGCCGCCGTCGTCCTGGCCGGCGCGGCGCGGGAGCTCCGCACCGAGGACCTCCCCGAGACGATTCGCCTCGGCGACGAGGGGGAGTCCGCCAGGATGGTGCAGCTCACGTCGAGGGGAACGAGCCTCCGGGCGATCGTCTCGGGCCTCGAGAGGGACCTGGTGCTCCAGAGCCTCAGGCTCGCGCGGGGGAACAAGGCGGAGGCGGCGAGGCTTCTCGGCCTGAAGAGGACGACGTTCGTCGAGAAGATGCGCCGGCTGGACCTCGAGACGCTGGGCGACGGCGCGGCGCTCGCACCGGCCTGCTGA
- a CDS encoding flagellar protein FliS has product MTPNEKLAYRQLDLQSEDPMEIVAKTFLLAAESCDDARAACDRGDIALKGALVNKISTALTLLKADVDHERGGEVAASMDRTYAVLLTRLVAAHASNDVKIFEEVAGHLRSLGSAWDEASRTRRSATPVAALEERASLDVRR; this is encoded by the coding sequence ATGACTCCGAACGAGAAGCTCGCCTACCGCCAGCTCGACTTGCAGAGCGAAGACCCCATGGAGATCGTCGCGAAGACGTTTCTCCTCGCGGCCGAGAGCTGCGACGACGCCCGCGCCGCCTGCGATCGCGGGGACATCGCCCTCAAGGGAGCGCTCGTGAACAAGATCTCGACGGCGCTCACGCTGTTGAAGGCGGACGTGGATCACGAGCGGGGAGGGGAGGTGGCGGCGTCGATGGACAGAACCTACGCCGTCCTCCTGACTCGCCTCGTCGCCGCCCACGCGTCGAACGACGTGAAGATCTTCGAGGAGGTGGCCGGCCACCTCCGCTCCCTCGGCTCCGCATGGGACGAGGCGTCCCGCACCCGCCGCTCGGCGACGCCCGTGGCGGCGCTGGAGGAGCGAGCCTCCCTGGACGTGCGCCGATGA